In a single window of the Mustela nigripes isolate SB6536 chromosome 17, MUSNIG.SB6536, whole genome shotgun sequence genome:
- the LOC132005063 gene encoding V-set and transmembrane domain-containing protein 1-like isoform X1 produces MLTEFLSLLCLGLSLGFEDEKKNETLPKPSFSALSSLVVGYRGNVTLRCQSHFQNVTFMLGKLQDSRYRQEQRSTGHKAEFFLTHLEPKDAGMYFCAYKTMVSQEWSGESEYLQLKVRDVHDGHGAMEGKNANRLIFAATFSCLSISILFLAVFFINRCTQHGSSHGDSTKRISHSEFPKQEATDLSNLERISVSTERPPQGGSHADLYLRQSLSSAEEPQDLVNVQCGR; encoded by the exons ATGCTCACAGAATTCCTGTCCCTGCTTTGCCTTG GACTCAGCCTGGgatttgaagatgagaaaaagaatg AGACACTTCCCAAGCCCTCCTTCAGTGCCTTGTCCAGCTTAGTGGTAGGATACAGAGGCAACGTGACCCTGAGGTGCCAGTCTCACTTCCAGAATGTGACATTCATGCTGGGGAAGCTGCAGGACTCCAGGTACAGGCAGGAGCAGAGGTCCACAGGACACAAGGCTGAGTTCTTCCTTACTCACCTGGAGCCAAAGGATGCTGGGATGTACTTTTGCGCCTACAAGACAATGGTCTCCCAGGAGTGGTCAGGGGAGAGTGAATACCTACAGCTCAAGGTCAGAG ATGTCCATGATGGACATGGAgctatggaaggaaaaaatg CCAACAGATTGATCTTTGCTGCCACCTTCAGCTGCCTTTCCATTTCCATCCTCTTCCTCGCTGTCTTCTTCATCAACAGATGCACCCAGCATG gTTCGTCACATGGAGATTCCACCAAGAG AATCAGCCATTCTGAATTTCCCAAGCAGGAGGCTACAG ATTTATCCAACCTGGAGAGGATATCTGTCTCG ACTGAAAGACCCCCCCAGGGAGGAAGCCATGCTGATCTCTACCTGAGGCAGTCTCTGTCCTCCGCCGAGGAGCCCCAGGATCTTGTGAATGTGCAGTGCGGCAGGTAA
- the LOC132005063 gene encoding V-set and transmembrane domain-containing protein 1-like isoform X2 — protein sequence MLTEFLSLLCLGLSLGFEDEKKNETLPKPSFSALSSLVVGYRGNVTLRCQSHFQNVTFMLGKLQDSRYRQEQRSTGHKAEFFLTHLEPKDAGMYFCAYKTMVSQEWSGESEYLQLKVRANRLIFAATFSCLSISILFLAVFFINRCTQHGSSHGDSTKRISHSEFPKQEATDLSNLERISVSTERPPQGGSHADLYLRQSLSSAEEPQDLVNVQCGR from the exons ATGCTCACAGAATTCCTGTCCCTGCTTTGCCTTG GACTCAGCCTGGgatttgaagatgagaaaaagaatg AGACACTTCCCAAGCCCTCCTTCAGTGCCTTGTCCAGCTTAGTGGTAGGATACAGAGGCAACGTGACCCTGAGGTGCCAGTCTCACTTCCAGAATGTGACATTCATGCTGGGGAAGCTGCAGGACTCCAGGTACAGGCAGGAGCAGAGGTCCACAGGACACAAGGCTGAGTTCTTCCTTACTCACCTGGAGCCAAAGGATGCTGGGATGTACTTTTGCGCCTACAAGACAATGGTCTCCCAGGAGTGGTCAGGGGAGAGTGAATACCTACAGCTCAAGGTCAGAG CCAACAGATTGATCTTTGCTGCCACCTTCAGCTGCCTTTCCATTTCCATCCTCTTCCTCGCTGTCTTCTTCATCAACAGATGCACCCAGCATG gTTCGTCACATGGAGATTCCACCAAGAG AATCAGCCATTCTGAATTTCCCAAGCAGGAGGCTACAG ATTTATCCAACCTGGAGAGGATATCTGTCTCG ACTGAAAGACCCCCCCAGGGAGGAAGCCATGCTGATCTCTACCTGAGGCAGTCTCTGTCCTCCGCCGAGGAGCCCCAGGATCTTGTGAATGTGCAGTGCGGCAGGTAA
- the LOC132005063 gene encoding V-set and transmembrane domain-containing protein 1-like isoform X4 has product MLTEFLSLLCLGLSLGFEDEKKNDVHDGHGAMEGKNANRLIFAATFSCLSISILFLAVFFINRCTQHGSSHGDSTKRISHSEFPKQEATDLSNLERISVSTERPPQGGSHADLYLRQSLSSAEEPQDLVNVQCGR; this is encoded by the exons ATGCTCACAGAATTCCTGTCCCTGCTTTGCCTTG GACTCAGCCTGGgatttgaagatgagaaaaagaatg ATGTCCATGATGGACATGGAgctatggaaggaaaaaatg CCAACAGATTGATCTTTGCTGCCACCTTCAGCTGCCTTTCCATTTCCATCCTCTTCCTCGCTGTCTTCTTCATCAACAGATGCACCCAGCATG gTTCGTCACATGGAGATTCCACCAAGAG AATCAGCCATTCTGAATTTCCCAAGCAGGAGGCTACAG ATTTATCCAACCTGGAGAGGATATCTGTCTCG ACTGAAAGACCCCCCCAGGGAGGAAGCCATGCTGATCTCTACCTGAGGCAGTCTCTGTCCTCCGCCGAGGAGCCCCAGGATCTTGTGAATGTGCAGTGCGGCAGGTAA
- the LOC132005063 gene encoding V-set and transmembrane domain-containing protein 1-like isoform X3, with amino-acid sequence MLTEFLSLLCLGLSLGFEDEKKNETLPKPSFSALSSLVVGYRGNVTLRCQSHFQNVTFMLGKLQDSRYRQEQRSTGHKAEFFLTHLEPKDAGMYFCAYKTMVSQEWSGESEYLQLKVRDVHDGHGAMEGKNANRLIFAATFSCLSISILFLAVFFINRCTQHGSSHGDSTKRISHSEFPKQEATDLSNLERISVSVPYWTAKL; translated from the exons ATGCTCACAGAATTCCTGTCCCTGCTTTGCCTTG GACTCAGCCTGGgatttgaagatgagaaaaagaatg AGACACTTCCCAAGCCCTCCTTCAGTGCCTTGTCCAGCTTAGTGGTAGGATACAGAGGCAACGTGACCCTGAGGTGCCAGTCTCACTTCCAGAATGTGACATTCATGCTGGGGAAGCTGCAGGACTCCAGGTACAGGCAGGAGCAGAGGTCCACAGGACACAAGGCTGAGTTCTTCCTTACTCACCTGGAGCCAAAGGATGCTGGGATGTACTTTTGCGCCTACAAGACAATGGTCTCCCAGGAGTGGTCAGGGGAGAGTGAATACCTACAGCTCAAGGTCAGAG ATGTCCATGATGGACATGGAgctatggaaggaaaaaatg CCAACAGATTGATCTTTGCTGCCACCTTCAGCTGCCTTTCCATTTCCATCCTCTTCCTCGCTGTCTTCTTCATCAACAGATGCACCCAGCATG gTTCGTCACATGGAGATTCCACCAAGAG AATCAGCCATTCTGAATTTCCCAAGCAGGAGGCTACAG ATTTATCCAACCTGGAGAGGATATCTGTCTCG GTACCATATTGGACAGCTAAGCTCTAA